GTGCATGTTGTGGATGACCTCTCTTATGATATGCTGGACGAGCTTTCCACACCTATGGTGGAAGTATGCCCGGAATCACTGTATGAAAAATTTAGCCAGTATCCAAAAGAACATGTGGCAGAAACCTATAATGAACTGTATGGACTTTATCAAGAGGGGATCCTGTTCAGTGAAGACGATTATGAGCAGTTTTCGGATATTCTCACTTCATCCCCAATCAAGGCAATGTGTTTACATGTTGCCCACGATTGCAACCTGCGCTGTAAATACTGTTTCGCATCCACAGGAGATTTTGGTCACGGCAGAAAATTAATGACTGCTGAAACCGGTAAAAAAGCAATTGATTTCTTGTTGGAACACTCCGGCACACGCCATAATATTGAACTGGACTTTTTTGGCGGGGAACCTTTGATGAATTTTGATGTAGTCAAAGAAGTGGTGGCTTATGCCCGTTCCAAAGAAAAAGAATACAATAAAAATTTCCGGTTTACCATTACCACCAATGGTATGTTGTTGGATGAGAAAAAAGCAGATTACATCAACCAGGAGATGTCCAATTGTGTCCTCTCTTTGGATGGTCGTCCGGAGGTCAACGATAGGATGCGTCCCCGCGTGGATGGGACTGGCTCCTATGATACCATTATTGGAAAATATAAATACCTGGTAGACCATCGTGGAGATAAGGACTATTATGTGAGAGGTACCTTCACCAAATACAATCTGGATTTTGCTAAAGATGTTCTCCACATCAATGATGCTGGATTTGATCAGCTTTCTGTGGAACCAGTTGTTACTTCGGATGACCAGCCTTATGCCTTGACTGAGGAGGATTTACCACGTATTTTTGAGGAATACGAAACATTGGCAAAAGAGATTATCAAGCGGAAAAAAGCTGGTAGTGGTATTAACTTTTTCCATTTTATGATTGACCTGAACCAAGGCCCATGTGCAATTAAACGCCTGCGTGGCTGTGGCTGCGGTAACGAGTATGTAGCAGTAACACCAGAAGGGGATATTTATCCATGCCATCAATTTGTAGGGATGGAAGACTGGAAAATGGGGAACCTAGACGAAGGTACCCTGGATTTGGATAAAAAAGAATATTTCTCAAAAACCACTATTTATGATAAACAGGAATGCAAAAACTGCTGGGCAAAATTTTATTGTAGCGGCGGTTGCAATGCAAATAACCTGCAATATGCAGGCAGTGTGTTCCAGCCACATCATTTATCCTGTGAATTGGAGAAAAAACGTTTGGAATGCGCTATTATGATCAAAGCTGCAATGGCCGACACAGAACAAGATTAAAAATGGACTCCAGGGAGGAATTTTGTATGAGTCAGACAGTTGGATTTATTGGTTCGGGGAATATGGCTTCCGCCATTATTTCTGGTATTATTTCCAGTAAAATGGAAGAGATTTCTCTATTGGCATATGATATTAAACAGGCAAATTATGAGACTTTGTCCCGAAAAGGGGTACAGGTCTGTCAGCAATTAGAACAAGTTGCCAAAGCTGATTATATTGTGTTGGCAGTAAAACCACAAAATATTGCTGAGGTAATGGAAAACCTGAAACCAATCATCAATCAAGACGCCGTTATTGTTTCCATCGCGGCAGGGATCACAGAATCTTACCTGTGCCAGGCGCTGGGATATGAAGCAAAAGTGGTTTTGGTTATGCCAAACACTCCATTACTGTTGGGGCAGGGGGCAACTGCCATGAGCAAGGGTAACCATACCGGCAACCAGGAATTTGAGTTTGTACGCCAGTTATTCGCCTTGAGCGGTGCTGTAGAAGTGATTTCCAAAGACAAAATGTGCGAAATTATCGCCATTAATGGTAGTTCTCCAGCTTATATTTATTTATTTGCCAAAGGCTTTTTGGAATATGCCAAAAAAGAGGGGATCTCGGAAGAAGTTGCGCTACATCTGTTCACTGCTTCTTTAAAGGGTTCCGCTTCTATGATGACCGATTCCGGCCATTCAATTGATGAATTAATCAAGATGGTAAGCTCTCCAGGCGGCACCACCTTGGCCGGGTTGGATGTTTTCTATCAAGATAATTTTACTGATACTATCATCAGGGCTTGTGATGCCTGCACGAAACGGGCGTACGAGCTTTCCAAATAAACGAATAAATGGGAACATTTCCGCATAGATATGGGGTAAACCAATCTTAAAGGAAGTGTATCTCATGAAACGGACAGGCAAATTCATTTCCAATGGAAAATTAACCATCCGTTGGAACCAGAAAACTTTTTTTCAGCTTATATTGCTCCTATTTATCATTGGGATGATATACGGTGCTGTGTTGGCAGGGACGAGTTCTGAGGAAATGTTGAATAAACTCTCGTTTTTGACTCAGGGCTTCATGGACCAGAGGGCGGAACAATCCTTGGTATACACCTTCCTTAATTCTCTAGGCTCTACAGCATCCTTGTTGTTAACGTTGTTTTTATTGGGTTTTTGCGCCATAGGGCAGCCCTTTGCCGGATTTGTTCCCATATTCCGAGGGCTAGGTCTTGGACTTTCTATGGGGAGTTTTTATTTGCAAGATGGTATAAAAGGTGTTTTGTTTTGCCTGTTGCTTCTCCTTCCGCCAGCGGCAATTTCTACGTTTGCTTTGATATTGGGGACAAGGGAGAGCATTAAATTTTCAAACCTCTTTTTTTCGGTTTTGTTACCGGATAAAAATCTTGAAACAAAGGGGATGCTCAAATTATATTGTACAAAATTTGGCGTTTTATTTGGCATCTTACTGGTATCGGCATTGATTGATTGTATTTGTACTTTTCTTTTTGCTGGTTTTTTTGGCGGAGTATAGGCATGGATAATAGACGATACATGCTACCGAAAAGGGTAAATTTTGCTTTTTGTGGATAAAATAGGGCTTTTTTAGTGAAATTTTTGATGATTTGATACATAATTAACAATTTTACACTTTATCATTGCCGTCAAAAAGTACATAATAGTAATGAGGATAGTTCGCCCATTTCAACCAATACAACCAACAATGAGATGGAGCATAGTTTCAAGTGAGGTAAATGAATCATGCGTGGGGACTTACATTGTCACACAAGTTTATCCGATGGTTCTGTCGGGATTGAAGAAGTAATCAGCAATGCCAAATTGGTGGGGCTACATTTTATAGCCATTACAGACCATGATAGTATGTCTTCTTTCTCCCGTTCCCGTGTGTTAGGGGAGCGATATGGAATAGAAGTAATCCAAGGGGTGGAATTATCCGCCTACGATGTAAAAAGAAAAAGAAAGGTGCACATCTTGTGCTACCTTCCGAAAAAACCGGACCGTTTGGTTGCTATTTGTAACCGTACTACAGAACAGCGGAAAAAAGCTGGGATCGAAATGGCAAAACGGGTGATGCACAAATATCCAATTGCCGCGGAACGGATT
This is a stretch of genomic DNA from Clostridium facile. It encodes these proteins:
- the scfB gene encoding thioether cross-link-forming SCIFF peptide maturase, with the translated sequence MIHKYKLNGYNIVLDVHSGGVHVVDDLSYDMLDELSTPMVEVCPESLYEKFSQYPKEHVAETYNELYGLYQEGILFSEDDYEQFSDILTSSPIKAMCLHVAHDCNLRCKYCFASTGDFGHGRKLMTAETGKKAIDFLLEHSGTRHNIELDFFGGEPLMNFDVVKEVVAYARSKEKEYNKNFRFTITTNGMLLDEKKADYINQEMSNCVLSLDGRPEVNDRMRPRVDGTGSYDTIIGKYKYLVDHRGDKDYYVRGTFTKYNLDFAKDVLHINDAGFDQLSVEPVVTSDDQPYALTEEDLPRIFEEYETLAKEIIKRKKAGSGINFFHFMIDLNQGPCAIKRLRGCGCGNEYVAVTPEGDIYPCHQFVGMEDWKMGNLDEGTLDLDKKEYFSKTTIYDKQECKNCWAKFYCSGGCNANNLQYAGSVFQPHHLSCELEKKRLECAIMIKAAMADTEQD
- the proC gene encoding pyrroline-5-carboxylate reductase — encoded protein: MSQTVGFIGSGNMASAIISGIISSKMEEISLLAYDIKQANYETLSRKGVQVCQQLEQVAKADYIVLAVKPQNIAEVMENLKPIINQDAVIVSIAAGITESYLCQALGYEAKVVLVMPNTPLLLGQGATAMSKGNHTGNQEFEFVRQLFALSGAVEVISKDKMCEIIAINGSSPAYIYLFAKGFLEYAKKEGISEEVALHLFTASLKGSASMMTDSGHSIDELIKMVSSPGGTTLAGLDVFYQDNFTDTIIRACDACTKRAYELSK
- a CDS encoding stage II sporulation protein M, which translates into the protein MKRTGKFISNGKLTIRWNQKTFFQLILLLFIIGMIYGAVLAGTSSEEMLNKLSFLTQGFMDQRAEQSLVYTFLNSLGSTASLLLTLFLLGFCAIGQPFAGFVPIFRGLGLGLSMGSFYLQDGIKGVLFCLLLLLPPAAISTFALILGTRESIKFSNLFFSVLLPDKNLETKGMLKLYCTKFGVLFGILLVSALIDCICTFLFAGFFGGV